In Stigmatopora nigra isolate UIUO_SnigA chromosome 18, RoL_Snig_1.1, whole genome shotgun sequence, one genomic interval encodes:
- the gprc5c gene encoding G-protein coupled receptor family C group 5 member C, whose translation MASDANQPAGCGPEVASIYYKLCDLDAAWGVVLEALASAGVALSFVLFIVLLANVPFTKNRDRRNAVALHAIFLVCTAGLFGLTFACIVAKNFATCASRRFLFGVLFAGCFACLLVQGVRLNALVRGKDAPGTRNSFLTVLVLWAVEVLINTEWLIITVARNPLELGNSTASFTSCNVANADFAMALIYVMALLVAVLGASLGVLAGKHMKKWKREAALILACGLVSVGIWAAWIAMYVHGNGVRGGPAWDDPTLGIALVAEAWVFLVLITIPQVCCLSEEEDDSPTFAEDTYPSRAVDYENILKEQCPRNVFADNMENKAFSMEEHEGQSTKIVSPYSGYTGQLRSCVYQPTELALISKGRGPTNSPETSYDTTIPRASAHPAVGDAHNSLAMDRANGNTFHRTPHW comes from the exons ATGGCGTCCGACGCAAATCAACCCGCGGGTTGCGGTCCTGAAGTGGCGTCCATCTACTACAAGTTGTGCGACCTGGACGCGGCATGGGGCGTGGTTTTGGAGGCCTTAGCGTCAGCCGGCGTGGCGCTCAGCTTTGTCCTGTTCATCGTATTGCTCGCCAACGTACCCTTCACCAAGAACCGCGACCGACGCAATGCGGTAGCGCTTCACGCCATTTTCCTGGTGTGCACGGCGGGCCTTTTCGGCCTAACTTTCGCCTGCATCGTGGCGAAGAATTTCGCCACTTGCGCTTCCCGACGTTTCCTGTTCGGCGTTTTATTCGCCGGATGTTTCGCTTGTCTCCTGGTTCAGGGAGTGCGACTCAACGCGTTAGTCCGGGGTAAAGACGCGCCGGGGACACGGAACTCCTTCCTCACCGTTTTGGTTCTGTGGGCCGTGGAGGTGCTCATCAACACCGAGTGGTTGATCATCACAGTGGCGCGGAATCCGCTGGAACTAGGCAACTCTACGGCTTCATTCACGTCCTGTAACGTGGCCAACGCTGACTTCGCTATGGCGTTGATCTACGTGATGGCGCTTCTCGTCGCCGTCTTGGGTGCAAGCCTGGGCGTTCTGGCAGGAAAACACATGAAGAAGTGGAAGAGAGAAGCCGCACTCATCCTGGCATGCGGACTCGTCTCCGTGGGCATCTGGGCGGCTTGGATCGCCATGTATGTCCATGGGAACGGCGTCCGAGGTGGGCCAGCGTGGGATGACCCCACGTTAGGTATCGCCCTGGTGGCTGAGGCATGGGTTTTCCTGGTGCTCATCACCATCCCACAAGTATGTTGCTTaagtgaggaggaagatgacAGCCCAACTTTTGCGGAGGACACATACCCTAGTCGAGCCGTCGACTATGAGAACATTCTCAAGGAGCAATGTCCCCGTAATGTCTTTGCTGATAACATGGAGAACAAAGCATTCTCCATGGAGGAACATGAAGGACAAA GTACAAAGATTGTCTCCCCGTATAGTGGTTACACGGGACAGCTAAGAAGTTGTGTGTACCAGCCCACCGAGCTGGCACTCATCTCCAAAGGCAGAGGACCCACT AATTCTCCAGAAACGTCTTACGATACCACCATCCCCAGAGCCTCAGCCCACCCTGCTGTCGGCGACGCCCACAACTCACTTGCGATGGACAGAGCCAAC GGCAACACGTTCCATAG